In Parasegetibacter sp. NRK P23, a single genomic region encodes these proteins:
- a CDS encoding glycosyltransferase yields MTNAEPRNFLFLYTRLPDYFFQCVCYLVRNSPASTATVVYYKADENAPYSYPDVERVTLLEKSVFLNEFSATIAPELIYVAGWGDRDYQSFMKKWKGKIPIVTGLDNPWKGTLRQKLASVLAPLLLKGKTDYIWAAGYPQYDFARKLGFPHEKILRGLYCGDIGKFGKLKSRKEKIILYAGRLVEYKRPDWLLETFTTLAEDNQFPEWKLILIGRGPMKEKLTNKYGSHAQVEMYDFMEPSELARFYDRAAVFCLPSKQEHWGVVVQEAAAAGSALLLSDTCGAASEFLINGYNGYSFNSGKKEDLKGKLHKLLLQDDIGLSGMSERSRRLSERITHATWAGTIRSIGDE; encoded by the coding sequence ATGACGAACGCTGAACCACGTAATTTTTTGTTTTTGTACACACGGCTTCCGGACTACTTTTTCCAATGTGTCTGTTATCTCGTGAGGAATAGTCCTGCGTCTACGGCCACGGTGGTATACTATAAGGCTGACGAAAATGCACCATACTCTTACCCGGATGTAGAAAGGGTTACTTTACTGGAAAAAAGTGTTTTCCTAAATGAGTTTTCGGCTACTATCGCGCCTGAATTGATCTATGTAGCAGGATGGGGAGATAGGGATTATCAGTCTTTCATGAAAAAATGGAAAGGTAAAATCCCCATTGTTACTGGGCTGGATAATCCATGGAAAGGAACATTAAGGCAGAAATTGGCATCAGTGCTGGCCCCTTTACTTTTAAAGGGGAAGACTGATTATATCTGGGCGGCGGGTTACCCCCAATATGATTTTGCAAGAAAACTTGGTTTTCCGCATGAAAAAATTCTGAGAGGGCTTTATTGTGGCGACATTGGTAAATTCGGCAAATTGAAGAGCAGAAAGGAAAAAATAATCCTGTACGCAGGCAGATTGGTTGAATATAAGCGTCCTGACTGGCTTTTAGAAACTTTTACTACGCTTGCAGAAGATAATCAGTTCCCGGAATGGAAATTGATTTTAATAGGGCGTGGCCCCATGAAAGAAAAGCTAACCAACAAATATGGTAGCCATGCACAGGTGGAAATGTACGATTTTATGGAACCATCTGAACTTGCCCGCTTTTATGACAGGGCTGCTGTTTTCTGTCTGCCGAGTAAACAGGAGCATTGGGGAGTGGTGGTGCAGGAGGCTGCAGCTGCAGGAAGTGCACTTCTGTTGTCTGACACCTGTGGAGCCGCCAGTGAGTTTCTTATTAACGGATACAATGGATATTCCTTTAATTCCGGGAAAAAGGAAGACTTAAAAGGGAAATTACACAAGTTGCTCCTGCAGGATGATATTGGTTTATCTGGAATGAGTGAACGAAGCAGAAGACTATCTGAACGCATAACGCACGCAACATGGGCCGGCACAATTAGAAGCATTGGTGATGAATAA
- a CDS encoding LamG domain-containing protein has translation MNRRIWVIGLWACICSIRTLHAQAPVSYWTFDRGDGTKDEVGGKIVNVTNYKPAPIKGAAAKGNGWLGSGNAIILTNILKTNAPLGDFSIEFFFKGESFSFSTFPSVDFRFRCIQGAFIVDYTPVRKGKPVKEQWKIDLNGSGIGSYSNLANNEWHHIVLVMSKTGQLTIWIDGQTQPLLNKKIEHYVQLSVNSPDRFTFNGALDELAFYDKVLDARLIAQHHFEVLQGKSYSFEINGNTLQKAVSKQQDAGEGKPDPMEFAPGFPNYTIQAYEQLRSFPLPRYSKSKPLPRNFPWMDINYLCRELPGAGGKGFGKQIPAKAVAISRELAVNWNYFLEIPCFRVDSIAAMNRYTTGVAQALIAHANENAALPVATILFHVQNKPLHIGLAGAKPNVLSQTLPNKYYIRNASGQPVILSGKKWLSPLAPQDFIVQDGLNAAFYLKQLKKHLKRPFGAINENGEWFGHMRPASLLNRDPAIEAFRIKNGYTNEQLNGWMQNRFDSVYKATILREIGQSEKDLIFSFYNVSAYNPSYWPDYAMRIRTNSSVNGSPRSTPSFYPARPDNWRMSSGPLNGYGRVAEGRKREIELGVKFFSPFVAAGWSNEEKNIRPAQWLGLLKSMVMLGADFFYTGYFNVTGKNGKWPDGVGPYDPRGYAYQAVMPSYAQAVASYFSDFLEKGALVGENRPLPYNLSDNYGHLVMVRKLGAKYLIFGAVQPTSNLKGNAPIEDVASFNLDNKTYRIKIRRQGSMYLLEEKETGNPVISQLDEWHQYEHPYFWSPDLKIEAESSEEITNGKIVTDRNGKPANDFSDFVTFVKCVNGGRITFEVPEKRNTAYKCVVRIKGNREGAMLKISANGKSIEKITGGSGWTEISLSFEELQRLAIKKGSEVSLSGSMDIDWVKF, from the coding sequence GTGAATAGGAGAATATGGGTGATAGGATTATGGGCGTGCATTTGCAGTATAAGGACTTTACATGCACAGGCTCCAGTCAGTTATTGGACTTTTGATCGTGGTGATGGAACCAAAGATGAGGTTGGCGGTAAAATCGTCAATGTCACCAACTATAAGCCGGCTCCCATTAAAGGAGCCGCTGCAAAGGGTAATGGATGGCTTGGTTCGGGAAACGCTATCATACTCACCAATATTCTAAAAACGAATGCTCCTCTCGGGGACTTTTCAATTGAATTTTTTTTTAAGGGAGAAAGTTTTTCTTTTTCAACATTCCCATCAGTAGATTTTCGTTTCAGGTGTATTCAGGGGGCATTTATAGTTGATTACACCCCCGTGAGAAAAGGAAAGCCTGTAAAGGAACAATGGAAAATTGACTTGAATGGTTCAGGTATTGGCAGTTACAGCAACCTGGCGAATAATGAATGGCATCATATAGTACTTGTAATGAGCAAGACAGGGCAGCTGACTATATGGATTGACGGTCAGACACAACCATTGCTCAATAAGAAAATCGAGCATTATGTTCAACTTTCTGTGAATTCCCCCGATAGGTTTACGTTCAACGGAGCTCTTGACGAACTGGCGTTTTATGATAAGGTACTGGATGCACGCCTGATTGCGCAACACCATTTTGAAGTCCTGCAGGGAAAGTCATATAGCTTTGAAATAAACGGTAATACGTTGCAAAAAGCGGTTAGTAAACAACAGGATGCGGGAGAGGGTAAGCCAGACCCAATGGAATTTGCCCCGGGCTTTCCGAACTACACCATTCAGGCTTATGAACAGCTACGCTCTTTTCCCCTTCCAAGGTATAGTAAAAGCAAGCCTCTCCCCAGGAACTTTCCCTGGATGGATATCAATTATCTGTGCAGAGAATTACCGGGTGCAGGTGGCAAGGGATTTGGTAAACAAATACCCGCTAAGGCTGTGGCTATTTCCCGGGAACTTGCAGTGAATTGGAATTATTTTCTTGAAATACCATGTTTCAGAGTTGATTCAATAGCCGCAATGAACCGGTATACAACCGGCGTGGCTCAGGCATTGATAGCGCATGCAAATGAAAATGCGGCACTTCCCGTTGCCACGATTCTTTTTCACGTTCAGAATAAACCGCTTCATATTGGCCTTGCAGGCGCAAAGCCTAATGTGCTTAGCCAGACACTTCCCAATAAATACTACATCCGGAATGCTTCCGGGCAACCTGTGATTCTGTCTGGTAAAAAATGGCTTAGCCCACTCGCCCCGCAGGATTTTATCGTACAAGATGGTCTCAATGCCGCTTTCTACCTTAAACAACTTAAAAAGCATCTTAAACGTCCGTTCGGTGCCATTAATGAAAATGGAGAGTGGTTCGGGCACATGCGGCCTGCTTCACTTCTGAACAGGGATCCAGCCATTGAAGCGTTTCGCATAAAAAACGGATATACAAATGAACAGCTGAACGGATGGATGCAAAACAGGTTCGACTCTGTTTATAAAGCAACTATTTTAAGAGAAATCGGACAATCTGAAAAAGATTTAATCTTTAGTTTTTATAATGTCAGCGCTTATAATCCCAGCTATTGGCCTGATTACGCCATGCGTATTCGCACCAATAGTAGCGTGAACGGCTCACCGCGTTCCACACCCTCATTCTACCCTGCCAGACCCGATAATTGGAGAATGTCCTCCGGCCCGTTAAACGGATATGGCAGAGTGGCGGAAGGACGAAAACGCGAAATTGAATTAGGGGTGAAGTTCTTTTCTCCTTTTGTTGCTGCCGGTTGGAGTAATGAAGAAAAGAATATCCGACCTGCTCAATGGCTGGGGTTACTGAAGTCGATGGTGATGCTTGGCGCTGATTTCTTTTATACCGGCTATTTTAATGTTACAGGCAAAAATGGTAAATGGCCGGATGGCGTTGGTCCTTATGATCCCAGAGGGTATGCTTACCAGGCTGTAATGCCATCTTATGCGCAAGCGGTAGCTTCATATTTTTCCGATTTTCTGGAAAAAGGAGCGCTGGTAGGTGAAAACAGGCCATTGCCTTACAACCTGAGTGACAATTACGGGCATCTCGTAATGGTGCGGAAATTAGGAGCCAAATACCTTATTTTCGGCGCTGTTCAACCAACTTCAAACCTTAAAGGAAATGCGCCGATTGAAGATGTGGCCTCCTTTAATTTAGACAATAAGACTTACAGGATTAAAATAAGACGACAGGGAAGCATGTACCTGCTGGAAGAAAAAGAAACAGGAAATCCTGTAATATCTCAGTTAGATGAATGGCATCAATATGAGCATCCCTATTTTTGGTCGCCTGATTTGAAGATTGAAGCGGAATCTTCAGAAGAAATAACGAATGGTAAAATTGTGACGGATAGAAACGGTAAACCTGCCAATGACTTTTCAGATTTTGTCACTTTTGTGAAATGTGTGAATGGAGGCCGCATCACCTTTGAGGTTCCTGAAAAAAGGAATACAGCTTACAAATGTGTGGTCCGTATTAAAGGAAACCGGGAAGGCGCTATGCTGAAAATTTCCGCGAATGGCAAAAGCATAGAAAAAATAACAGGAGGATCTGGCTGGACAGAAATAAGTTTGTCCTTTGAAGAACTCCAAAGGCTGGCCATAAAAAAAGGAAGCGAAGTGAGCCTTTCCGGGAGTATGGATATAGATTGGGTGAAATTTTAG
- a CDS encoding glycosyltransferase family 4 protein produces the protein MRIALLTDGIYPNVIGGMQKHSFYLVKYLAKRGVHVELYHTSKNADNHIRLDLFSEEEVKFIHPHLISYPRVKFRFPGHYILASYLYSKRIWDALSKNAAVDFVYAKGLSGWETIRQKKKLNGIKVGLKVHGYEMFQYAPNLRVKLQHLLLRPFFRYVNRRADLVFSYGGKITDIITEKLNVPEWKVVEIPTAIDSDWITKEEDADVNDIRKFVFVGRYERRKGIEELSRVIERNNRVAPFHFIFVGPVPEHRKLNLPNVSYVGAVTDTEVLKNVLRNADVLVCPSFSEGMPNVILEGMASACAIIASDVGAVGKMVDDRNGWLLQPDKLEEDLEAVFNKVLILEKAELKKKKVASIERVQEEFKWERIAEMLLSNLDKNLTSE, from the coding sequence ATGAGGATAGCCCTTTTGACGGATGGCATATATCCAAACGTTATCGGAGGAATGCAGAAACATTCCTTTTATCTGGTTAAGTACCTTGCAAAACGTGGTGTTCATGTTGAGCTGTACCATACTTCAAAGAATGCTGATAATCACATCAGGTTAGACCTTTTTTCGGAGGAGGAAGTTAAGTTTATACATCCCCATTTAATTTCATACCCGCGGGTAAAATTTCGGTTTCCAGGCCATTATATACTTGCGTCTTACTTGTACTCCAAGAGAATATGGGACGCGCTGAGCAAAAACGCAGCGGTGGATTTTGTTTACGCCAAAGGGTTATCAGGATGGGAAACCATACGGCAGAAGAAGAAGCTGAACGGAATAAAAGTTGGGCTAAAAGTGCATGGGTATGAGATGTTTCAGTATGCCCCTAATTTAAGGGTTAAGCTGCAACACTTATTGTTACGGCCTTTTTTCCGTTATGTGAACAGGCGTGCGGACCTGGTTTTTTCCTACGGCGGAAAGATTACGGATATTATTACTGAAAAGCTTAATGTGCCGGAGTGGAAGGTCGTAGAGATTCCCACGGCCATCGATAGCGATTGGATTACGAAAGAAGAAGATGCTGATGTGAATGATATCCGGAAATTCGTTTTTGTTGGCAGGTATGAACGGCGAAAGGGGATTGAAGAGTTATCGCGCGTAATAGAACGCAATAACCGGGTAGCGCCCTTCCATTTCATTTTTGTTGGGCCGGTGCCTGAACACCGAAAATTGAACCTTCCTAATGTTTCGTATGTAGGCGCAGTAACAGATACAGAGGTTTTGAAAAATGTTTTGCGAAACGCTGATGTGCTTGTTTGCCCAAGTTTTTCAGAAGGAATGCCAAATGTAATTCTTGAAGGAATGGCAAGCGCCTGCGCCATCATAGCCAGCGATGTTGGCGCCGTTGGGAAAATGGTCGACGACAGGAACGGATGGTTGTTGCAGCCGGATAAGCTGGAAGAAGACCTTGAAGCCGTTTTCAACAAAGTATTGATACTGGAAAAAGCGGAATTGAAAAAAAAGAAAGTAGCCAGTATTGAGCGTGTACAAGAAGAATTTAAATGGGAAAGAATAGCGGAAATGCTGCTGAGTAACTTGGATAAAAATCTTACCAGTGAATAG
- a CDS encoding FkbM family methyltransferase — protein MKRKLSRLIKKMLVSTGLDNYIADLHHKTHWWLLQKLLPDRTFYNAADKKTITRYGVNFVVAPADFSQWLLFVDRTDTHVNAALTCLKDGENAGVILDVGANCGNFSLIMAQTIRNKGWNKEVVAFEPNPIVFSRFMANLALNPQLTSIVKVVNKGVGHEQSQLELQLPLRNSGAGSLVRNYEHEPHEKHLVDIVKLDAFFEGNSQPIEFIKIDVENFEYFVLQGANQIIGKHKPAIYLEMGNGQLNQNEIFNFFHQHGYLLYGEQGSGFIKIATIQAYQPDIHRNILARAEGSNEPDSGRTKNQL, from the coding sequence ATGAAAAGAAAGCTTTCCCGCTTAATTAAAAAAATGTTGGTTTCAACAGGTTTGGATAATTATATCGCCGATCTGCATCATAAAACGCACTGGTGGCTCCTTCAAAAGCTACTGCCAGACAGAACATTCTACAATGCGGCCGATAAAAAAACAATTACAAGATATGGTGTGAATTTTGTTGTTGCACCTGCTGATTTTTCCCAATGGTTACTGTTTGTTGACCGGACGGATACCCATGTAAACGCTGCGTTAACTTGTCTAAAAGACGGTGAAAATGCGGGGGTGATTCTTGACGTAGGGGCGAACTGTGGAAATTTCTCGTTGATAATGGCTCAAACAATAAGAAATAAAGGCTGGAATAAGGAGGTGGTAGCCTTTGAACCTAATCCTATTGTATTTTCCAGATTTATGGCTAATCTGGCGCTTAACCCACAACTCACCTCTATTGTTAAGGTCGTGAATAAGGGGGTGGGGCATGAACAGTCCCAACTTGAACTTCAGTTGCCATTAAGAAACAGCGGCGCTGGTTCTCTGGTAAGGAATTATGAGCATGAACCCCATGAGAAGCATCTTGTGGATATTGTTAAATTGGATGCTTTCTTTGAAGGCAACAGCCAGCCGATTGAGTTTATAAAAATAGACGTTGAAAATTTTGAATACTTTGTTCTGCAAGGGGCAAACCAGATTATAGGGAAACATAAGCCTGCCATTTATCTCGAAATGGGAAACGGGCAATTGAATCAGAACGAAATATTCAATTTTTTTCATCAGCACGGCTACCTGCTTTACGGAGAACAAGGTTCCGGGTTTATTAAAATTGCTACTATCCAGGCTTATCAGCCGGATATTCACAGGAATATATTAGCCAGGGCCGAAGGCAGCAATGAACCGGACTCAGGCCGAACGAAAAACCAATTATGA
- a CDS encoding glycosyltransferase family 4 protein, whose product MTVLRVHENPGIKGGSEVYIRDVMAELEDRGIRNQLLIIERKESGFRLHFQGEEQDCNGGEELVAALEKMLKGIVVDLVHIHGLSERTAVRFFLSRFKTVRTMHEPRMVCPGYSKFWTVSGVPCTKKFGLHCFWRAYSEKCMRSRKPANVLDAYLNTVFEAREASLQYAAVLTMSEYIRNEAIIGGVPEEKVICNPHFTKFKLPFIQFKGERKNFLFVGRLLKHKGVLELMQGMLPVLQAESSVTLTIVGDGPLYRYVQDFVDQHKVRSKVEVLKWKPSDEISALMKEAYAVLFPSIYPEAFGLVGIEAAMHSKPVIAFNTGGVSTWLEDGKNGFLLNEVSSSALTAAIKKLLDAPDEYARLAYNAWERANAYFTPQRHVDRLIEVYAGCLSAAI is encoded by the coding sequence ATGACAGTGTTACGTGTGCATGAAAATCCGGGAATTAAAGGGGGGAGTGAGGTATATATAAGGGATGTAATGGCTGAACTGGAAGACCGCGGTATAAGGAATCAGTTATTAATTATTGAACGGAAGGAGTCGGGTTTCCGCTTGCATTTTCAAGGGGAAGAACAGGATTGTAATGGAGGAGAAGAACTCGTTGCCGCATTGGAGAAGATGCTTAAAGGCATTGTGGTGGATCTGGTTCATATTCACGGATTGTCTGAAAGAACAGCGGTGCGTTTTTTTCTTTCCCGGTTTAAGACGGTGAGAACAATGCACGAGCCGAGAATGGTTTGCCCGGGTTATAGTAAGTTCTGGACGGTCTCGGGAGTGCCCTGCACAAAAAAGTTCGGCTTACATTGCTTCTGGCGTGCTTATTCCGAAAAGTGTATGAGAAGCAGGAAACCTGCTAATGTGCTAGATGCATACCTGAATACGGTTTTTGAAGCCAGAGAAGCTTCCTTACAGTATGCGGCGGTGTTAACCATGTCTGAATATATTCGCAATGAAGCTATTATAGGGGGGGTGCCTGAGGAAAAAGTTATTTGTAACCCCCATTTTACGAAATTTAAACTACCTTTTATTCAGTTTAAAGGGGAGAGAAAGAACTTTTTGTTTGTTGGAAGGCTTTTGAAACATAAGGGCGTACTTGAACTTATGCAGGGTATGCTGCCTGTTCTGCAGGCTGAAAGTTCCGTTACGCTTACAATTGTTGGAGATGGCCCGCTATACCGGTATGTACAGGATTTCGTTGACCAGCATAAAGTCCGGTCTAAGGTGGAAGTGCTTAAATGGAAGCCGTCTGACGAAATCAGTGCTCTTATGAAGGAGGCTTATGCGGTCTTGTTTCCTTCAATTTATCCGGAAGCTTTCGGGTTGGTGGGTATAGAGGCCGCGATGCATTCAAAGCCTGTTATCGCATTCAATACAGGTGGGGTGTCAACATGGCTTGAGGATGGGAAAAATGGATTTCTGCTGAATGAGGTGTCTTCATCTGCACTAACAGCGGCAATAAAGAAACTGCTTGATGCCCCGGATGAATACGCGCGTTTGGCATACAACGCATGGGAAAGGGCGAATGCATATTTTACTCCGCAACGCCATGTAGATAGATTGATTGAAGTTTATGCGGGGTGCTTGTCTGCGGCGATTTAA
- a CDS encoding glycosyltransferase produces the protein MLKLYRYVKKENPDFIYERAAYLNFSGLIVSKLLRKKHFYELNGAPHFAIRKFYTSFLNGVVRKMEQLAFSKADFLFIVGSWHKVLSLKKENWISIENGIEEEFLSYYAARQKPMPPHKIEIVFIGHLMKGNHNPELLMNGLNSLEDKTKIRLNLAGSQMDALEAFCVEKGIEVVNHGFLNRSQLLPFLERMHVGVIPGGEEYPSFMKIFEYGGSKCLVIAPDLYNLKHWFSDADVLFFKKNDPDDFRKRLEHVMAEKELIREYGDQIFDTIKNNFTWHHIFSQIHSKILSV, from the coding sequence TTGCTGAAGCTTTACCGCTATGTGAAAAAGGAAAACCCTGATTTTATTTATGAGCGCGCAGCATACCTGAACTTCAGCGGATTGATAGTTTCAAAATTGCTGCGAAAAAAGCATTTTTATGAGTTGAATGGAGCACCCCATTTTGCGATCAGGAAGTTTTATACCTCGTTCCTGAACGGTGTGGTACGTAAAATGGAGCAACTGGCTTTCAGCAAGGCGGATTTTCTTTTTATTGTGGGTTCCTGGCATAAAGTTCTTTCACTAAAAAAAGAAAACTGGATAAGTATTGAAAATGGCATTGAAGAGGAGTTTCTCTCTTACTATGCTGCAAGGCAGAAGCCCATGCCACCGCATAAGATAGAGATTGTGTTTATAGGCCACCTGATGAAAGGAAATCATAATCCTGAACTTCTGATGAATGGTTTAAATAGTCTTGAGGATAAAACAAAAATAAGGTTGAACCTTGCAGGCTCACAAATGGACGCACTTGAAGCCTTCTGCGTGGAAAAAGGAATTGAAGTGGTGAACCATGGATTTTTAAACAGGAGCCAGTTATTACCATTTCTTGAACGAATGCATGTGGGCGTAATACCTGGCGGAGAAGAATACCCATCGTTCATGAAAATTTTTGAGTATGGTGGAAGCAAATGCCTGGTGATAGCACCTGACCTTTACAACCTTAAACACTGGTTTAGCGATGCCGATGTTTTGTTTTTTAAAAAAAATGACCCGGATGATTTCCGTAAACGCCTTGAGCATGTAATGGCGGAAAAAGAACTGATCCGGGAATACGGTGACCAGATATTTGATACCATAAAAAACAATTTCACCTGGCATCATATATTTTCCCAGATTCATTCAAAAATTCTATCCGTATAA
- a CDS encoding TDP-N-acetylfucosamine:lipid II N-acetylfucosaminyltransferase — MAGEKSILHLMPDDKFIDYFIEQSETVAPGKSDYWILSASTDNALKYVKYQSAKRVVSTKSSLRVLKKQIRSYRKIVLHSFLMPDVKVLVGHLKKEQELIWMFWGADGYRFTHVRRRWYQPLTWKQQRAGKLKNVGVLRRLYRGGFALYKAVLAEREARAIIRRVDTCATWVQYDYEMLRFINPHMKWVYYSYFTANQMGLEHVPVVRNDYTKLWLGNSATDTNNHFDAIDFLSKHFEGEVFVPLSYGDAAYAERLQTYAKERLGDRFVAVTAFMSLNEYHLKMNSCGIVWMNHIRQQAGGNVLAALYMGKAVIMNKQNNLYKTLQGWGAKLMEQESILNIKELAQQEFVLNRNIITENLSIERSLQGIAELYQ; from the coding sequence ATGGCCGGAGAAAAAAGCATTCTTCACCTGATGCCGGATGACAAGTTTATCGACTATTTCATTGAACAGTCGGAAACAGTGGCGCCAGGGAAAAGTGATTATTGGATTTTATCTGCTTCAACAGACAACGCTTTAAAATATGTTAAGTATCAATCAGCAAAAAGGGTAGTTTCCACAAAAAGCAGTCTTAGGGTACTGAAAAAACAGATCAGGTCGTACAGGAAAATTGTACTGCACAGTTTTCTCATGCCTGATGTAAAAGTTTTAGTCGGACACCTTAAAAAAGAGCAGGAACTCATCTGGATGTTTTGGGGTGCGGATGGATATCGTTTTACCCATGTACGAAGAAGATGGTATCAGCCGCTAACATGGAAACAACAGCGGGCCGGGAAATTAAAGAATGTGGGCGTTCTAAGAAGGCTATACAGGGGAGGATTCGCTTTGTACAAGGCAGTTTTGGCTGAACGCGAAGCGAGGGCTATAATCCGTCGCGTTGATACTTGCGCTACCTGGGTGCAATACGATTATGAAATGTTGCGGTTTATTAATCCGCACATGAAATGGGTGTATTATTCCTACTTTACCGCGAATCAGATGGGGCTTGAGCATGTACCCGTTGTCCGAAACGATTACACTAAATTATGGCTTGGTAATTCCGCGACCGACACGAACAACCATTTTGATGCCATAGATTTTTTGTCAAAGCATTTTGAAGGAGAGGTATTTGTGCCGCTTTCTTATGGAGATGCAGCTTACGCGGAGCGTTTGCAGACATACGCCAAAGAGCGTTTGGGAGATCGGTTCGTTGCGGTAACAGCGTTTATGTCTTTAAACGAGTACCATTTGAAAATGAATTCATGCGGTATTGTATGGATGAACCATATAAGGCAACAGGCGGGAGGTAATGTCCTGGCCGCACTTTACATGGGGAAGGCTGTAATCATGAACAAGCAAAATAACCTTTACAAAACGTTGCAGGGGTGGGGGGCAAAATTGATGGAACAGGAAAGTATCCTCAATATCAAAGAACTGGCTCAACAGGAATTTGTATTAAACAGAAACATTATTACAGAAAACCTCTCAATTGAACGTAGTCTTCAGGGGATAGCTGAATTATATCAATGA
- a CDS encoding MOP flippase family protein, whose amino-acid sequence MSEHNIKTKAGIKWSLIDQVVRQIVVLVISGILSRLLTPSEYGLLGMATVVIGFLQVMKDAGLGASIIQRREITDAEVSTIFWFNVMAGFALAIVLALVSPLLAVFFGESKLVVLTAVLALNFALSSFGIVPDILIRKTLDFKSFFFRNLGAVLVGGVVGIALAFKGAGVWALVAQSFVTTLINIFIGFRMITWRPSLVFRISLLKSHLKFALPLLGDSSINYWVRNIDNLLVGRMLGSTALGLYTRAYTLMLLPVRQISGTLSRVMFPSFSLIQEDEQKIRDQYQKLVALIAAICFPLMAFLGVYAQEVILVVYGKGWLDVVPIFRVLCLLGALQSIGTLSGAVFSAKGKTLLMMKVGLVAKAVMIAGIVIGLVKGGLVGMAWGYLFSSMASFVMETFFVARVLGASLWSFLGCFKKETLGALIFLFTLIGGKYFWTGDSALSLILVLKQLAVCVVAFLLYVLALSWCRSSGLSIIRNNIYGRRKKHSSPDAG is encoded by the coding sequence TTGAGTGAGCATAATATAAAAACGAAGGCTGGGATCAAATGGTCTTTGATCGATCAGGTAGTACGGCAGATTGTGGTGCTTGTTATTTCGGGAATACTTTCCCGGTTACTGACCCCTTCGGAATACGGCTTGCTGGGTATGGCTACAGTTGTAATCGGATTTCTTCAGGTGATGAAGGATGCAGGATTAGGAGCCAGTATCATCCAAAGAAGGGAGATTACGGATGCGGAAGTGTCTACCATATTCTGGTTCAATGTAATGGCGGGCTTTGCGCTTGCCATTGTATTGGCTTTGGTATCACCACTGCTCGCGGTTTTTTTTGGGGAAAGCAAGTTGGTAGTGCTTACAGCTGTGCTGGCATTGAATTTTGCCCTTAGCTCATTCGGAATTGTACCCGACATATTAATACGAAAAACACTCGACTTTAAAAGTTTCTTTTTCCGGAACCTGGGAGCTGTCTTAGTCGGAGGAGTTGTTGGTATTGCACTCGCTTTTAAAGGAGCAGGAGTATGGGCTTTGGTCGCGCAAAGTTTCGTAACTACCCTCATCAATATTTTTATAGGCTTCCGGATGATTACCTGGCGACCTTCTCTTGTTTTTAGGATATCCTTACTGAAATCGCACCTGAAGTTCGCGCTGCCCTTACTTGGAGACAGTTCCATTAACTACTGGGTGAGGAACATTGATAATCTTTTGGTGGGAAGAATGCTCGGCTCCACAGCGCTGGGGCTTTACACCAGGGCATACACACTTATGTTGCTGCCGGTTCGGCAGATTTCGGGGACGCTTTCAAGAGTGATGTTCCCGTCGTTCTCTCTTATACAGGAAGATGAACAAAAGATTCGTGACCAATACCAGAAATTGGTAGCGCTGATTGCTGCAATCTGCTTTCCGCTTATGGCGTTCCTCGGTGTTTATGCGCAAGAAGTCATTTTGGTAGTGTATGGAAAGGGGTGGTTGGATGTTGTGCCCATATTCAGGGTGCTTTGTCTGCTTGGAGCGCTTCAGTCAATTGGCACGCTGTCCGGCGCTGTTTTTTCTGCAAAAGGAAAAACGTTATTAATGATGAAAGTAGGGCTGGTAGCCAAAGCCGTGATGATAGCAGGAATTGTTATTGGTCTTGTTAAAGGCGGATTGGTTGGTATGGCATGGGGATATTTATTTTCCAGCATGGCCTCATTTGTAATGGAAACTTTTTTTGTGGCAAGAGTACTTGGCGCATCGCTATGGTCCTTTTTAGGTTGTTTTAAAAAAGAAACGCTTGGCGCGCTAATATTTCTCTTTACACTTATTGGAGGAAAATATTTTTGGACGGGGGATAGTGCTTTATCGCTGATTTTAGTTTTGAAGCAACTGGCGGTATGTGTTGTAGCCTTCTTGCTTTACGTTTTAGCGCTTTCATGGTGCAGGAGTTCAGGATTAAGTATTATTCGAAACAACATATATGGCCGGAGAAAAAAGCATTCTTCACCTGATGCCGGATGA